A region of Liolophura sinensis isolate JHLJ2023 chromosome 8, CUHK_Ljap_v2, whole genome shotgun sequence DNA encodes the following proteins:
- the LOC135472384 gene encoding beta-1,4-mannosyltransferase egh-like has product MTARRVDLRLLFLRMIGIAMYIIMLKLPQIKFFKWHEYSPKESESLWIQLIVTISRFSIIITTFPFAVLNFAGLVTLCFFPTRHTKPKYSPLLAPFICFRVVTRGLFPELVQQNVEKNRETCLKSGLAKFMFEVVTDRPIYLLENKFTLEQVVPPYYQTPNNSLFKARALHYCNEPEINQLGPNDWIVHLDEETVLTEDSVIGILNFVSSGDADFGQGAITYASGHVVNWVTTLIDGFRVGIDYCYLRFSLKVLQRPIFNWKGSYMVARAGAEHDVSFDNGVEGSIAEDCFFGAVACSKGYRFGFIEGEMLEESVYTFADFIRQRKRWNKGIYLTARSPNIPIRHKIGILLMSFAALFLPFIVFGVVLDTLSNVPSLQITELILRFVRVFYTYLFVFGNYNNLNRSRFHLVHRVCISILSILVQPVCAVLECIASLCNTLTLNDIDFYIVQKSPELCLKDSGAFV; this is encoded by the coding sequence ATGACTGCCAGGCGAGTGGACTTAAGGTTGTTGTTTCTACGCATGATTGGGATAGCCATGTATATTATTATGCTGAAACTTCcccaaattaaattttttaaatggcATGAATATAGCCCCAAGGAGAGCGAATCGTTGTGGATCCAGCTGATTGTGACCATTTCCAGATTTTCCATCATAATCACTACTTTTCCATTCGCTGTGTTGAACTTCGCCGGCCTCGTAACTTTGTGTTTCTTCCCCACACGACATACCAAGCCTAAGTATTCACCTCTTCTGGCCCCGTTCATATGCTTCCGCGTTGTCACGCGGGGACTTTTTCCTGAACTTGTTCAgcaaaatgttgaaaagaaCAGAGAGACTTGCTTAAAAAGTGGATTAGCGAAGTTTATGTTTGAAGTCGTTACTGACAGGCCAATATACCTCCTTGAGAATAAATTCACACTTGAACAGGTAGTCCCGCCCTACTACCAGACTCCAAATAATAGCTTGTTCAAGGCGCGAGCGCTTCACTATTGCAACGAGCCAGAAATAAACCAACTGGGTCCCAACGACTGGATAGTTCACCTGGACGAAGAAACTGTCCTTACAGAGGACTCCGTAATAGGTATCTTAAACTTTGTGTCAAGCGGTGACGCCGACTTTGGACAAGGGGCGATAACCTACGCTAGCGGTCATGTGGTCAACTGGGTGACGACATTGATTGACGGCTTCAGAGTAGGTATCGATTACTGTTATCTGCGATTCTCCCTGAAAGTATTACAGCGTCCTATTTTCAACTGGAAAGGGTCCTACATGGTGGCCAGAGCAGGAGCAGAGCATGATGTTTCCTTCGATAACGGTGTGGAAGGTTCAATCGCCGAAGACTGTTTCTTCGGTGCCGTTGCTTGTTCAAAGGGATACCGGTTCGGTTTTATCGAAGGTGAAATGTTGGAAGAAAGCGTTTACACTTTTGCCGATTTCATCCGCCAGAGGAAACGATGGAACAAAGGAATTTACCTGACGGCGCGCAGCCCAAATATCCCCATTCGCCATAAAATAGGAATATTGTTGATGTCTTTTGCAGCCCTTTTTCTCCCATTTATTGTCTTCGGAGTTGTCTTGGACACGTTATCAAACGTGCCCAGTCTGCAGATCACGGAGCTAATACTGAGGTTTGTGCGTGTTTTCTATACTTACCTCTTTGTTTTTGGGAATTACAATAACTTGAATAGAAGCAGATTTCACCTTGTGCACAGGGTGTGTATTTCTATCCTGTCTATACTGGTTCAGCCGGTCTGTGCTGTGTTGGAGTGCATTGCGTCTCTCTGTAATACACTGACGTTAAATGATATAGACTTCTACATCGTCCAGAAGAGCCCTGAGCTTTGTTTGAAGGACAGTGGAGCATTTGTTTGA